Proteins encoded by one window of Teretinema zuelzerae:
- a CDS encoding type I 3-dehydroquinate dehydratase, producing the protein MKTKICLVLTAQTLKEDLALVELYRPWIDLAELRVDCLNPEERLHFRKFPELSNIPCILTIRRKSDGGKYVEGEGARTALLARGLAFAETDPRKNFSFIDLEEDLQVPSIEEAARAFGTRIIRSMHNMTGPETDIQAHVKRLRKTRDEIAKIAFMPRSLSDVTNLFREAKGCTGEDVILIAMGAFGMPSRILAPILGSFITFTTSEDMARSGQNTLGQIDPVTINEIYRIREIGPKTRIFGITGNPLAATSSPHIHNKGYRDQGLDAVYLPIRAETVEEALEFAEEVGIEGLSVTYPFKESVLPNLAQISSQTGEIGACNTILRENGDWRGFNTDAPGFSRALLEFLGCENLKKKRVSIIGAGGAARAIAHAVHALEGRACIFNRTTDKARELAQQYNFKWATLDAGNRILLESYSDIIIQTTNLGMSPDTEHDPIDFYSFSGHEAVYDVIYHPETTRMLKRAQKAGCRICNGYSMLKYQAYLQYKLFTGMEYEG; encoded by the coding sequence ATGAAAACCAAGATTTGCCTTGTGCTAACCGCGCAAACCCTCAAAGAGGATCTTGCCCTTGTAGAGCTCTACCGCCCGTGGATCGACCTAGCGGAGCTTCGCGTCGATTGCCTCAATCCGGAGGAGCGGCTCCATTTCCGCAAGTTCCCGGAGCTCTCCAACATACCCTGCATTCTCACGATACGGCGTAAATCCGACGGCGGAAAATACGTCGAAGGAGAAGGCGCGAGAACCGCCCTGCTCGCGCGCGGACTCGCCTTCGCGGAAACAGATCCCCGCAAGAATTTCTCCTTCATCGATCTGGAGGAAGACCTTCAGGTTCCGAGCATCGAGGAGGCGGCGCGGGCGTTCGGCACGAGGATCATCAGAAGCATGCACAACATGACGGGTCCCGAAACGGATATCCAGGCCCATGTAAAGCGGCTTCGCAAAACCCGCGACGAAATTGCTAAAATAGCCTTCATGCCGCGCTCCCTGTCCGACGTGACGAACCTGTTCCGCGAAGCGAAGGGCTGCACCGGAGAAGACGTGATACTCATAGCGATGGGGGCCTTCGGAATGCCTTCGCGCATTCTCGCGCCGATTCTCGGCTCCTTCATCACCTTCACCACCAGCGAAGACATGGCGCGCTCGGGGCAGAACACCCTTGGACAGATCGATCCGGTCACCATCAATGAAATTTACCGGATTCGCGAGATCGGGCCGAAAACCCGCATCTTCGGCATCACCGGCAATCCGCTCGCGGCGACCTCGAGCCCGCATATCCACAACAAGGGCTACCGCGACCAGGGGCTCGACGCGGTGTACCTGCCGATCCGCGCTGAAACCGTAGAAGAGGCTCTCGAATTTGCCGAAGAAGTCGGCATCGAAGGCCTGTCGGTAACCTACCCCTTCAAGGAATCGGTTCTGCCGAACCTCGCGCAAATTTCCAGCCAGACGGGGGAAATCGGCGCATGCAACACGATTCTCAGGGAAAACGGCGACTGGAGGGGATTCAATACCGACGCGCCCGGCTTTTCGCGCGCCCTTTTGGAATTTCTCGGCTGCGAAAACCTGAAGAAAAAAAGAGTCTCGATCATAGGAGCGGGAGGCGCCGCCCGGGCCATCGCCCATGCCGTTCACGCGCTGGAAGGACGGGCGTGCATATTCAACCGTACGACGGACAAGGCGCGCGAACTTGCCCAGCAGTATAACTTCAAGTGGGCGACCCTCGACGCGGGAAACCGCATCCTTCTGGAAAGCTACTCGGACATCATCATCCAGACGACGAATCTGGGCATGTCTCCGGATACCGAACACGATCCCATCGATTTCTATTCGTTCAGCGGGCACGAGGCGGTCTACGACGTAATCTACCATCCGGAGACCACCAGAATGCTCAAGCGTGCGCAAAAAGCCGGCTGCAGGATATGCAACGGCTACAGCATGCTCAAATATCAGGCTTATCTGCAGTACAAACTGTTTACGGGGATGGAATATGAAGGATGA
- the rpiA gene encoding ribose-5-phosphate isomerase RpiA has product MKDELKILAARTAVDELVARGRIRSGMKLGLGTGSTAMPAVRRIGELIADGTLSGICAVATSFQTTIACENLGIPVYSMNSRQIGGSLDLAIDGADEISPEKHLIKGGGAALLLEKIVAYNSAEFVVVADGSKAVSSLGTKFALPVEIIPEARISVAAALKKLGADAVLREGVRKAGPVVTDNGNLILDCLWASPVQADEMEYEINRITGVVENGFFTRILPSVWIAREDGTIDRR; this is encoded by the coding sequence ATGAAGGATGAACTGAAAATACTGGCCGCGCGCACCGCGGTCGACGAACTGGTCGCCCGGGGACGCATCCGCTCGGGGATGAAGCTCGGACTCGGAACCGGATCCACCGCCATGCCGGCGGTTCGCAGAATAGGCGAATTAATCGCCGACGGAACCCTTTCCGGCATCTGCGCGGTCGCAACCAGCTTCCAGACGACGATAGCCTGCGAAAATCTCGGAATTCCGGTCTACTCGATGAACTCCCGGCAGATCGGCGGAAGCCTCGACCTGGCGATAGACGGGGCCGACGAAATTTCTCCTGAAAAACATTTGATAAAGGGAGGCGGCGCCGCCCTGCTCCTGGAAAAAATCGTGGCGTACAACTCGGCAGAGTTCGTCGTCGTCGCGGACGGCTCCAAGGCTGTTTCCAGCCTGGGAACGAAGTTCGCCCTGCCGGTGGAAATCATTCCCGAAGCGCGCATCAGCGTCGCGGCGGCCCTGAAAAAACTGGGCGCCGATGCTGTGCTCCGGGAAGGCGTGCGGAAGGCGGGCCCGGTGGTCACCGACAACGGAAACCTCATTCTCGACTGCCTGTGGGCTTCGCCGGTACAGGCGGACGAGATGGAATACGAAATCAACCGCATCACCGGCGTGGTGGAAAACGGCTTCTTCACCCGCATCCTTCCCTCGGTATGGATTGCCCGCGAAGACGGAACCATCGACAGGAGATAA
- the era gene encoding GTPase Era: MSDENTTLPDASPEAVPAPVPKRSAIVAIIGRPSAGKSTFLNTACGEKVSIVSPVPQTTRNAIRGIVNGSRGQLVFIDTPGYHESEKKLNLLLKATARDRLDEADCILYLVDATREPGREEEIIAGMLKPISKRVVVGINKIDLPEARPTAVKLFLEKVLPGVDRDRIFEISAEKDTNLDPLLIRLFDLAPEGEAYYPEEFYTDQEVDFRIAEVIREKAMLNTREEIPHALYVDIADLEMKKNGKELWVRAFLTVERESQKSMVIGKGASMIKKIRLEAMKDLNKIFPYHIHLDLQVKVNKNWRQKDPVLGRLMKK; the protein is encoded by the coding sequence ATGTCAGATGAAAACACTACGCTTCCGGACGCAAGTCCGGAAGCGGTTCCCGCTCCCGTTCCGAAGAGGAGCGCCATTGTCGCGATTATCGGCCGCCCCTCGGCCGGAAAATCGACCTTCCTGAATACCGCTTGCGGCGAGAAGGTTTCCATTGTATCCCCTGTTCCCCAGACGACCCGCAACGCCATCCGCGGCATCGTGAACGGATCCCGGGGCCAGCTCGTCTTTATCGATACCCCCGGGTATCATGAATCCGAAAAAAAACTGAATCTTCTTCTCAAGGCCACCGCCCGCGACCGCCTCGACGAAGCGGACTGCATCCTCTATTTGGTGGACGCGACCCGCGAACCCGGGCGCGAAGAAGAAATTATCGCTGGAATGCTCAAGCCGATTTCCAAACGGGTCGTCGTCGGAATCAACAAGATCGATTTGCCCGAGGCGCGCCCGACGGCGGTGAAGCTGTTTCTGGAAAAGGTCCTGCCCGGAGTCGACCGGGATCGCATTTTCGAGATTTCCGCCGAGAAAGACACGAATTTAGACCCTCTGCTTATTCGGCTTTTCGATCTCGCGCCGGAAGGGGAAGCCTATTATCCCGAAGAATTCTACACCGACCAGGAAGTGGATTTCCGCATAGCCGAGGTCATCCGCGAAAAGGCAATGCTCAACACGCGCGAGGAAATCCCTCACGCGCTCTACGTCGATATCGCCGATCTCGAAATGAAGAAAAACGGAAAGGAACTGTGGGTGCGCGCCTTTTTAACCGTTGAGCGGGAAAGCCAGAAGTCCATGGTGATCGGGAAGGGCGCCTCGATGATAAAGAAAATCAGGCTCGAGGCCATGAAAGACCTCAACAAGATTTTTCCATATCACATCCATCTGGACTTGCAGGTGAAGGTGAACAAGAACTGGCGGCAGAAAGATCCGGTTCTCGGCCGCCTCATGAAAAAGTAG
- a CDS encoding RnfABCDGE type electron transport complex subunit B, translated as MEIIIATLVVSLVLALVLGFLLGFFKKVFHVETDPTEAAVRSVLPGANCGACGYPGCDGLAGAIARGEAPVNSCTVGGASCAAAVGKIMGVEASAETQVAVLLCQGTLEKCPPKAQYNGIKTCKAAKLSVNGTKLCDYGCIGFGDCERVCPFDAIHVLEDGIPHVDYAKCTGCGLCVAECPQKILTRVPVNRTGAITLCSNRNPRKAQVIKDCKTGCIKCGKCEKVCPKSCIKIVDGIPIVDYAVCDSCGECVKNCPTKALALIENKVQAV; from the coding sequence ATGGAAATTATCATAGCGACCCTGGTCGTCTCTCTTGTTCTCGCTCTTGTTCTCGGTTTTCTCCTGGGCTTTTTCAAGAAAGTATTCCATGTCGAAACCGATCCAACCGAAGCCGCCGTGCGCTCGGTTCTTCCCGGAGCGAACTGCGGAGCCTGCGGATATCCCGGCTGCGACGGTTTAGCCGGCGCCATCGCCCGCGGCGAAGCCCCCGTTAATTCCTGCACCGTAGGCGGCGCCTCTTGCGCGGCCGCCGTGGGAAAAATCATGGGCGTGGAGGCCTCGGCCGAAACACAGGTCGCGGTGCTTCTGTGCCAGGGAACGCTTGAAAAGTGCCCCCCGAAGGCCCAGTACAACGGAATCAAGACCTGCAAGGCCGCGAAGCTTTCAGTCAACGGAACGAAGCTCTGCGACTACGGCTGCATCGGCTTCGGCGATTGCGAGCGGGTATGCCCCTTCGACGCGATTCACGTGCTCGAAGACGGAATCCCCCATGTCGATTACGCCAAATGCACCGGATGCGGCCTGTGCGTGGCGGAGTGCCCGCAGAAGATTCTCACCCGCGTTCCCGTCAATAGAACCGGAGCGATCACGCTCTGCTCAAACCGGAACCCGCGGAAGGCTCAGGTCATCAAAGACTGCAAAACCGGATGCATCAAATGCGGAAAATGCGAAAAGGTTTGTCCGAAATCTTGCATCAAGATCGTGGACGGCATTCCGATCGTCGATTACGCGGTGTGCGATTCATGCGGAGAATGCGTCAAGAACTGTCCCACCAAGGCCCTCGCGCTGATTGAAAATAAAGTTCAGGCGGTGTAA
- a CDS encoding electron transport complex protein RnfA → MNDLMKIFLTAMLVENVVLMRFLALCPFIGMSTDVKKSTGMGVAVMFVTVLATAVTYPLYNFVLVPFKLEFLQILTFILVIASLVQLVEFYLKKSAPALYSSMGVYLALITTNCAILAVTFDVILKGYSFVESLVYAVGVATGFLISLLLLAGIRERIKIAPVPAFLKGTPILFVAAGLLSMAFGGFAGLIK, encoded by the coding sequence ATGAACGACTTGATGAAGATTTTCCTAACCGCGATGCTGGTCGAGAACGTCGTTCTCATGCGCTTCCTCGCGCTTTGCCCCTTCATCGGCATGTCTACCGATGTCAAGAAATCGACCGGCATGGGCGTTGCCGTCATGTTCGTCACCGTGCTGGCGACGGCGGTAACCTATCCCCTGTATAATTTCGTTCTCGTTCCCTTCAAGCTTGAGTTTCTCCAGATTCTCACCTTTATTCTGGTCATCGCCAGTCTGGTGCAGCTGGTCGAATTCTATCTGAAGAAAAGCGCCCCGGCGCTCTACAGTTCGATGGGCGTGTATCTGGCGCTGATCACGACGAACTGCGCGATCCTGGCGGTTACCTTCGACGTAATCCTCAAGGGGTACAGCTTTGTCGAATCATTGGTGTACGCGGTCGGCGTCGCGACCGGATTCTTGATTTCTCTGCTTCTGCTCGCCGGAATTCGCGAACGGATCAAGATCGCGCCGGTTCCCGCCTTTCTCAAGGGAACCCCGATCCTTTTCGTGGCGGCAGGTTTGTTGTCCATGGCCTTCGGCGGTTTCGCCGGACTGATCAAATAA
- the rsxE gene encoding electron transport complex subunit RsxE: MKKYLSLFTNGLIKKNPLLALMIGLCSSLAVTTSIANGIGMGLAMTFVLLMSEIIISLFRKLIPDSIRIPVFIIVIASFTTIVDLCMKAFTPELSKAMGVFIPLIVVNCIIMGRVESFASKRGIDEVIFDALGMGVGYTWVLVGISFVRELLGAGTVLGFRLLPETVSIGFFSQAPGGFFVFGLFISLNAVLKSVFLKKGAAK; the protein is encoded by the coding sequence ATGAAGAAATATCTGAGTTTATTTACCAACGGTCTGATCAAGAAAAACCCCCTTCTCGCGTTGATGATCGGGCTCTGTTCCTCGCTGGCCGTTACGACATCGATAGCGAACGGCATCGGAATGGGACTTGCCATGACCTTCGTTCTTCTGATGAGCGAGATCATCATCAGTCTTTTCCGCAAGCTGATTCCGGATTCGATCCGCATTCCGGTGTTCATCATCGTCATCGCGTCGTTCACCACCATCGTCGACCTTTGCATGAAGGCCTTCACTCCGGAGCTGTCGAAGGCGATGGGCGTGTTTATTCCGCTCATCGTCGTAAACTGCATCATCATGGGCCGGGTGGAATCCTTCGCGTCGAAGCGGGGCATCGACGAAGTAATCTTCGACGCCCTGGGAATGGGCGTCGGCTACACCTGGGTTCTCGTCGGCATATCCTTTGTTCGCGAGCTTTTGGGCGCGGGAACCGTTCTCGGCTTCCGCCTCCTTCCCGAAACCGTTTCCATCGGCTTTTTCAGCCAGGCGCCGGGAGGATTTTTCGTATTCGGTCTTTTCATTTCCTTGAATGCCGTATTGAAGAGCGTGTTTTTGAAGAAGGGAGCCGCTAAATGA
- a CDS encoding FMN-binding protein, whose translation MKTMFKLSLTLAAYAVVACVGLAFVYNATAPIIEASAANEVKGALKVLFPEASDFTDVSSEFGGPAGSIGFDRAFVAVSGDAPIGMIVQATGPTYKSSTLLVAVDMNRTVTKVQFTANTDTPGLGTKTAESPFIDQFFGKKIDDEFKTGADVTAISGATISSKAVAAIIKAAAWQAGDYLAKNHGAAAGSGSAPVVAELAPFTLEAGLAELFPECSFEQLPSDAIANSVERSVVLSEAWLARSSDGSAAGVGIVAKGQTYKASTLLVGVLPDATLAGLRVLATTDSANYGKEMLSPDFYSLFAGKSVADAYLVKPSVPEGDIDSISGATISTQGVANMLKIAAYEGSRYLRSAHGGKAASFAEDPFILNVIPEQE comes from the coding sequence ATGAAAACGATGTTTAAATTATCCCTGACGCTTGCCGCCTACGCGGTAGTCGCCTGCGTAGGGCTCGCCTTCGTATACAACGCGACCGCTCCGATCATCGAAGCCTCCGCCGCGAACGAAGTGAAGGGCGCCCTCAAGGTTCTCTTTCCCGAAGCGTCGGATTTTACCGATGTTTCCTCCGAGTTCGGCGGACCCGCCGGCTCTATCGGTTTCGACCGCGCCTTCGTCGCCGTATCGGGCGACGCCCCGATCGGCATGATCGTCCAGGCGACCGGACCGACGTATAAATCGTCCACCCTCCTGGTCGCCGTCGATATGAACAGGACCGTAACGAAGGTTCAGTTCACCGCGAACACGGATACCCCCGGACTCGGCACGAAAACCGCCGAATCCCCGTTCATCGATCAGTTCTTCGGAAAGAAGATCGACGACGAGTTTAAAACAGGCGCCGACGTAACCGCGATCTCGGGCGCGACAATCTCTTCCAAGGCTGTCGCCGCCATCATCAAGGCAGCCGCCTGGCAGGCCGGCGACTACCTGGCGAAAAACCACGGCGCCGCGGCCGGAAGCGGTTCGGCTCCCGTTGTAGCCGAGCTCGCGCCCTTCACCCTTGAGGCGGGTCTCGCGGAACTCTTCCCCGAATGCTCGTTTGAACAGCTTCCCTCCGACGCCATCGCAAACTCCGTGGAACGCTCCGTGGTGTTGAGCGAAGCCTGGCTTGCCCGCTCCTCGGACGGTTCGGCCGCCGGAGTGGGAATCGTGGCGAAGGGTCAAACCTACAAGGCCTCGACCCTGCTGGTCGGCGTATTGCCGGACGCGACCCTTGCGGGACTGCGCGTTCTCGCTACCACCGATTCCGCGAATTACGGAAAGGAAATGCTGAGTCCCGATTTTTATTCGCTGTTCGCCGGCAAGTCCGTCGCAGACGCGTATCTGGTGAAGCCTTCCGTCCCCGAAGGAGACATCGATTCGATTTCCGGGGCTACGATCTCCACCCAGGGCGTCGCGAACATGCTGAAAATCGCGGCCTATGAAGGCAGCCGGTATCTCCGTTCTGCGCACGGCGGAAAAGCCGCCTCGTTCGCCGAGGATCCGTTCATTCTGAACGTCATCCCGGAACAGGAATAA
- a CDS encoding RnfABCDGE type electron transport complex subunit D, which yields MGESDKNEIYLSSSPHYASPISTRHVMFAVVAVLLPLALYGVWLFGLPALVTILASVVSCVAFEALFRKLTKQDIRVGDFSAVITGLLLALILPPATPVWMTVLGAFFAIVVAKEFFGGLGANVFNPALTGRAFLLVSFATPLTTWSAPFVADAISTATPLSVIKPVDGVVLSAGQIAQRTGFFSEGDLYLNLFLGQRAGCIGESGIFLILIAAVVLIAAKVIDWRAPVAMVATAVAVTWIAGIDPLLTVLTGGLLFGAVFMATDYATSPVTPLGRLVFGFGCGLITALIRVFGGYPEGVMFSILIMNALTPFLNRIIPKKYGWVKPAKKEKAVK from the coding sequence ATGGGCGAATCCGATAAAAACGAAATATATCTTTCCTCCAGTCCGCATTACGCAAGCCCGATTTCGACCCGGCACGTGATGTTCGCGGTCGTGGCGGTCCTTCTGCCGCTCGCGCTCTACGGCGTCTGGCTGTTCGGCCTTCCGGCTCTTGTTACGATTCTTGCTTCCGTGGTTTCCTGCGTCGCCTTCGAGGCGCTCTTCCGGAAGCTGACGAAGCAGGACATCCGCGTGGGCGATTTTTCCGCCGTCATCACCGGACTCCTTCTCGCCCTGATCCTTCCTCCCGCGACTCCCGTGTGGATGACCGTGCTCGGAGCCTTTTTCGCCATTGTCGTCGCAAAGGAATTCTTCGGAGGCCTGGGAGCGAACGTGTTCAATCCGGCGCTTACCGGACGGGCCTTTCTCCTCGTGAGTTTCGCGACCCCGCTGACCACCTGGAGCGCACCCTTCGTCGCGGACGCGATCAGCACAGCCACCCCGCTTTCCGTGATCAAGCCGGTAGACGGCGTCGTGCTTTCAGCCGGACAGATCGCGCAGAGAACCGGCTTTTTCTCCGAAGGAGACCTCTATCTTAATCTCTTCCTCGGCCAGAGAGCCGGCTGCATCGGCGAATCCGGAATTTTCCTGATCCTCATTGCCGCCGTCGTTCTGATCGCGGCGAAGGTGATCGACTGGCGCGCTCCGGTCGCCATGGTCGCGACCGCGGTTGCGGTTACCTGGATCGCGGGCATCGACCCCCTGCTCACCGTGTTGACCGGCGGACTTCTGTTCGGCGCCGTGTTCATGGCGACCGACTACGCGACCAGCCCGGTGACTCCTCTGGGGCGGCTCGTGTTCGGCTTCGGCTGCGGCCTGATAACCGCCCTGATTCGCGTATTCGGCGGATACCCCGAAGGCGTCATGTTCAGCATCCTCATCATGAACGCGCTCACCCCCTTCCTTAACCGGATTATTCCGAAGAAATACGGATGGGTGAAGCCCGCGAAGAAGGAGAAGGCCGTAAAATGA
- the rsxC gene encoding electron transport complex subunit RsxC yields the protein MSIKSFKGGIHPPERKDATRNLPVEARFPSTKLVWIPVTQGGAPNKPLVSVGDSVARGQKIAESDAFMSAPVHASVAGTVKKIETHLVTGNVDVPCIVIEADGSDRTAFLSPLDPFTATREESLARVREAGLVGMGGASFPTHVKLNPPKGAKIDYLLANGAECEPYLTIDARIMEEDAAKVVDGVAIAMHITGAAEGIIVLEENKADLVPVLEAAAAKLRENPVGPGACKISVALCKTKYPQGGEKMLIKAVTGREVPSGGLPSAAGCVVQNVGTLKALSEAFREGKPLIERGLTISGGACATPKNILVPIGTLVGDLIPEVVTLNPGVAKIISGGPMMGFAMKSASFPVQKNTSGVLFLTAKETALVDEDPCIGCGRCISVCSCRLAPVLIARAVKAGNLEEAKRCGLMDCVECGTCAYVCPARVKLVQHFRIGKLMVRTEMAKQAAKKAAAGTDTKGAK from the coding sequence ATGAGTATCAAATCCTTCAAAGGCGGGATTCACCCGCCGGAGCGAAAAGACGCGACCAGGAATCTTCCCGTAGAAGCCCGGTTCCCGTCCACAAAGTTGGTGTGGATTCCCGTAACCCAGGGCGGCGCGCCTAACAAACCGCTCGTTTCCGTTGGAGACAGCGTTGCGCGCGGTCAGAAGATCGCGGAGTCCGACGCGTTCATGTCGGCGCCTGTTCACGCCTCGGTCGCGGGAACGGTGAAAAAAATCGAGACGCATCTTGTAACAGGAAACGTGGATGTGCCCTGCATCGTCATAGAAGCCGACGGTTCGGACAGGACTGCCTTCCTTTCTCCCCTTGATCCTTTCACCGCGACGCGGGAAGAGTCTCTGGCGAGAGTCCGCGAAGCCGGATTGGTCGGCATGGGAGGAGCTTCGTTCCCGACTCATGTAAAACTCAATCCGCCGAAGGGCGCAAAGATCGACTACCTTCTGGCTAACGGAGCCGAGTGCGAACCGTATCTCACGATAGACGCCCGTATAATGGAAGAAGACGCTGCTAAAGTCGTCGACGGGGTCGCGATCGCAATGCATATTACCGGAGCCGCCGAGGGAATCATCGTTCTCGAGGAAAATAAGGCCGATCTGGTGCCGGTTCTTGAAGCGGCCGCTGCCAAGCTCAGGGAGAATCCCGTCGGGCCCGGCGCCTGCAAAATTTCCGTCGCGCTTTGCAAGACGAAATATCCCCAGGGCGGCGAAAAGATGCTCATCAAGGCCGTTACCGGCAGGGAAGTGCCGTCCGGCGGTTTGCCCTCCGCGGCCGGCTGCGTGGTTCAGAATGTTGGCACACTGAAAGCCCTCTCAGAGGCCTTCCGTGAAGGAAAGCCCCTTATCGAGCGCGGCCTTACCATATCCGGCGGAGCCTGCGCTACGCCGAAAAACATACTCGTGCCCATCGGAACCCTGGTGGGAGATCTCATCCCCGAAGTCGTAACATTGAATCCCGGGGTCGCGAAGATCATTTCCGGCGGTCCGATGATGGGTTTCGCCATGAAAAGCGCGAGCTTCCCGGTTCAGAAAAATACCTCCGGCGTGCTCTTCCTGACCGCCAAAGAAACCGCGCTCGTGGACGAAGATCCCTGCATCGGCTGCGGCAGATGCATCAGCGTGTGCAGCTGCCGGCTCGCTCCGGTGCTCATCGCACGCGCTGTGAAGGCCGGAAACCTGGAAGAAGCGAAGCGATGCGGCCTCATGGACTGCGTCGAGTGCGGAACCTGCGCCTATGTGTGCCCCGCCCGCGTCAAGCTGGTCCAGCATTTCCGCATCGGCAAGCTGATGGTCCGCACCGAGATGGCGAAGCAGGCCGCCAAGAAGGCCGCCGCCGGTACTGATACGAAAGGAGCCAAGTGA